A stretch of the Balearica regulorum gibbericeps isolate bBalReg1 chromosome 25, bBalReg1.pri, whole genome shotgun sequence genome encodes the following:
- the CDK18 gene encoding cyclin-dependent kinase 18 gives MNKMKNFKRRFSLSVPRTETIEESLTEFTEQFNQLNNRRNEDLAQGHLQLGHLGRDFRADTSPISPSEVEGQSPMAVCYRNNNQRRFSMEDVSKRLSLPMDIRLPPEFLEKLQMESPEFPKPLSRMSRRASLSDIGFGKLETYVKLDKLGEGTYATVFKGRSKLTENLVALKEIRLEHEEGAPCTAIREVSLLKNLKHANIVTLHDIIHTERSLTLVFEYLDNDLKQYLDNCGNLMSVHNVKIFMFQLLRGLAYCHGRKILHRDLKPQNLLINERGELKLADFGLARAKSVPTKTYSNEVVTLWYRPPDVLLGSTEYSTPIDMWGVGCIHYEMVTGRPMFPGSTVKEELHLIFRLLGTPTEDTWPGITSNEEFKAYNFTQYRAQPLINHAPRLDSEGIDLLTNLLLYEAKGRISAEAALRHAYFKSLGERVHLLPDNVSIFSLKEIQLQKDPGYRGSAFQQSARGKNRRQSIF, from the exons ATgaacaagatgaaaaatttcAAGCGGAGGTTTTCACTCTCGGTTCCGCGGACAGAGACCATCGAGGAGTCACTGACGGAGTTCACGGAGCAGTTCAACCAGCTCAACAACCGGAGGAATGAAG ACCTGGCTCAAGGGCACCTGCAGCTGGGACACCTGGGCAGGGACTTCCGAGCAGACACCAGCCCCATCTCCCCCTCCGAGGTGGAAGGCCAGTCGCCGATGGCCGTATGCTACCGCAACAACAACCAGCGTCGCTTCTCCATGGAG GACGTCAGCAAGCGTCTCTCCCTGCCCATGGACATCCGCCTCCCCCCTGAATTCTTGGAGAAGCTGCAGATGGAGAGCCCGGAGTTCCCCAAGCCCCTCAGCAGGATGTCCCGACGGGCTTCCCTC TCAGATATCGGGTTTGGGAAGCTGGAAACTTACGTTAAACTGGATAAACTGGGAGAG GGCACTTACGCCACTGTCTTCAAGGGACGCAGCAAGCTGACCGAAAACCTCGTTGCCCTGAAGGAAATCCGCCTGGAGCACGAGGAAGGGGCACCTTGCACGGCCATACGGGAAg TGTCGCTGCTGAAGAACCTGAAACACGCCAACATCGTGACCCTGCATGACATCATCCACACGGAGCGCTCCCTCACCCTCGTCTTCGAGTAcctg GACAATGACCTCAAACAGTACCTCGATAACTGTGGGAACCTGATGAGCGTGCACAACGTGAAG ATCTTCATGTTCCAGCTGCTGCGTGGTCTGGCGTACTGTCATGGGAGAAAGATCCTGCACCGAGACCTCAAACCCCAGAACCTGCTCATCAATGAGAGAGGAGAGCTCAAGCTGGCTGACTTCG GACTAGCCAGAGCCAAGTCAGTCCCTACGAAAACGTATTCCAATGAGGTGGTCACGCTGTGGTACCGGCCCCCCGACGTCCTGCTGGGATCTACCGAGTATTCCACACCCATTGACATGTG ggGTGTTGGGTGCATCCACTACGAGATGGTCACCGGACGGCCCATGTTCCCCGGCTCCACGGTGAAAGAAGAGCTGCATTTGATCTTCAGGCTGCTGG GAACCCCAACAGAAGACACCTGGCCTGGAATAACATCCAACGAGGAGTTTAAGGCTTACAATTTCACGCAGTACCGAGCCCAGCCGTTAATTAATCACGCCCCGAG GCTGGACTCAGAAGGCATTGACCTGCTGACGAACCTCCTTCTG TACGAAGCCAAAGGCCGGATTTCGGCGGAGGCAGCCTTGCGGCACGCTTACTTCAAGAGCCTGGGAGAGCGGGTGCATCTCCTGCCTGACA ACGTCTCCATCTTCTCCCTGAAGGAGATCCAGCTTCAAAAGGACCCTGGCTACCGAGGCTCAGCCTTTCAGCAGTCAG cCCGAGGGAAGAACAGGAGGCAGAGTATATTTTAA